Genomic window (Fretibacterium sp. OH1220_COT-178):
TCTGCATCAGCGAGAGTTCGAAGAGGAGGCGCTGGGCCCGATCCACGACAAAACTGGGGATCAGCACCTTGCCCCTGTCCTTCAGGGCCGTCAGGATCACGGCCCTGAACTCCTCCCGGGTCGCCTGGTCGTCCTTGTGCAGCCGATCGCCGTAGGTCGATTCGATCAGGACGTAGTCGGCCTCACGGATCACCGAAGGCGCCCGGTCCACTGCCGGAAACTGCTGGCCGAGGTCCCCGCTGAACACGATACGCGTCGTTCCGCCCCCCTCCCGAAGCTCGAAGGCGACGGAGGAACTCCCCAGTATGTGTCCGGCATCGTGCAGGGAAAAGACCACGCCATCCGAGGCGGAAGTCCTCGCCTCCCACTCCACCGGTCGCAGAAGTTTCAGAGCCCCATCGACGTCGCTCTCGTCGTAGAGAGGCTCGATCGGCGGCAGGCCCTTGCGGAGCGCCTTGCGGCTCCGCCATTCCGCCTCCTCCTTCATCAGATGGACGGAATCGTGCCAGAGGATCTCGACCAGGCGGGCTGTGGCGGGAGTCGTCCAGATGGGCCCCTCGAAGCCCTGCCGGACAAGGTAGGGGATGCGCCCGGAGTGGTCCATGTGGGCATGGGTCAGAAAGACCGCGTCCAGCTCTCCCGGACCGAACGGAAGGGGCTCCCGGTTCCTCTCGTCCTCGTTCGCCCCCTGATGGATGCCGCAGTCCACGAGAAAACGATAGCCGTCGCAATCAACGCAATAGCAGGAGCCCGTGACCTCGCCTGCGGCTCCGACAAAACGTATCTTCACCCTATCCCTCCTATGCCGAGGACACGACGGCCGCTCTCGGCAGGATGCCCAGAACCCGCGTGCCCTTGCCGATCTCGGATCGGACCTCGAGTGTTCCTCCCATGAGGGACATCCGTTCCGTCATGTTGGCCAGGCCCCGGTGTCCCTCCACCCGCAAGGCTTCATGGTTGATCCGGGCCTCGAAGCCCCCTCCGTTGTCCCGGATGTCGAAGAAAATTTTTCCATCCTGTTCGTAGACCTGAGCCCGGACCTCCGAGGCGTTGCCATGCCGAACGGCGTTGGAGACCGCCTCCTGGAAGATTCGGACGAAGGCCAGGGTCTGTTCGGGGCCGAGGTCCAATCCGTCGTCGATATCCGTCGTCACCCGAATGTCGTAGTTCTGCGACAGCCTTTCGGCCAATTCGGTCAGAGCCTGAGAGAGCCCCAGATCCATCCACGGCGGAGCCAGCTCGTCGCAGAGGCCGCGCAGCTCCCGAACGACGGTCTTGGCCAGGAATTCGGTCTTCTTGATGCGCTCCTGGGGGGCCTCCTCCTCCAGGGACATGTGAATCTGTTGAAGCAGGGCCGTGATATCCTGCAACGGCCCGTCGTGAATCTCTCGGGCCATGTCCATGCGTTCCTTCTCCTGAACCCGAACGATGTCGCGCACGTAGCGGTTGCGCAGTTTGTCCCGCTCCACGGCCGCGCGGGCAAAGCGCATCAGAGCGCTGTGAACGCTCTCGATCTCCTTGACCGCCCCCGGACCGAGACGGTTCGGGATGTCCTTTCCGACCCTGAGATCGTCGATCTCGGCGACCAGAGCCTGAAGGGGCGCGACCAGCCGGCTCCAGAGCAGACGGATGGCCCAGAAGCTGCCTAGGGTCATCAGCACGATGAGCACGGGCCAGAGGCGTCCCGCCTTGACCAGCCCCCCCAGAAGCTGGTCCCAGGAGACCGCCGCAACGACGTAGCCCTGTCCCCGGCTGACCGGATAGATAGCCAAAGTGTATTGGGCGCCCTGCTTGTCCTCCACCCGGGTCGCCGTGCCGATAGGAAGGTTGTCGTGCCATATCGCGGCAATGTTCATCGCACCGGGCGAGGCCATGATGATTTTGCCGTCCGCCCCGATGTGGGCAACCCAGCCGGGAATGGACGGTCCCCAGGAGAATATGCGGTAGCGTGTGGCGTCCCCGAAGAACTCGGGGGGAAGTTCCCAGAGCTTGGCATCGGAGCTCAGGCGGTAGGCCATGCTCTCGGCCAGATCCTGAACGTAGGACCGAACCGCCGCCTCCATCGCCTTTTCCTGACTGACCAGGGCGAAGGCGGCCAGGAGGACGACGGCCACGGAGGGCAGGATCAGGGCGGACAACAAAAAGGCCAAAAAGTGATTCTTCGGCCTGAGAGAATTTAAAACGGTTCTGCGGACCCGCCTCAGCATGATGGAGGCGCCCTTACTTCTCGTCCTCCAGAAGTTCCTCGAGGGTCACGACCCCATACTTCAGAGCCAGCAGAAGGGCCTCCGTCTTGTTTTTGGAGCCCAGCTTGTCGTAGATGGAGGCCAGGTGGGTCTGTACGGTGCGCTCGCTGATGAAGAGGCGGCTCGCCACCTCCTTGCTGGAGAGCCCCTTCGCCGCCAGAAGCAGGACCTCCCGTTCCCGGGCGGAGAGCTGCTCCGGGTCGAAATCCCTCTCTCCCATGACCGATGCGACCTCGGGGTCCAGGTAGAGCCCACCCTTGGACACCGTAGCGATCGCCGCAGTGAGCTCCTTCGGGCTGACCGTCTTGAGAACGAACCCGCGTGCCCCGGCGCGCAGCGAGGCCATGACGTACTGCTGCGCGTCGTAGGACGTCAGCATGATCGTGGCCGTGGGAAGCCCCTCGGACTTCACTTTCTGAGCCACCGAGACGCCGTCCATTCCCGGCATCCGAATGTCCAGCAACGCCACGTCGGGCTTCAGGTCCTGGATCATCTCCCAGGCCTTGACTCCATCCTCCGCCTCCCCGACCAGATCGAGAGAATTTTCCCGCCGCAGAAACTCCGCGATGCCCGCCCTCGTCAGAGGGTGGTCGTCCGCCAAAACGATTCTGACTGCCATCGATATCGTTCCCTTCGTTCTTGAGGTTTTGCTCAGACTACCCGTATCCGGTTCCTCGGACAAGGGCAAAGCTACTGAAGGACGCATCCGGTCACAGTCCTACATCCTTTTCGATGGGGCGAAGCGCCAGGATGGTCTCCTCGATGACCGTGTCGAGAGGCATGCCCATCCGCTCGGCGCCGGCACTGATGACCTCGCGATTGACCCCGCGGGCAAACGCCTTGTCCTTCCACTTTTTCTTGACGGATTTGAGCTCCAGGTCCGATAGCGAGCGGGAGGGACGAACCAGGCCGGCCGTGATGATCAGCCCCGTCAGCTCGTCGATGGTGAAAAGGGTTCGCTCCAGGTCGTTGGAGGGCTCGACGTCGGTACAGATCCCGTAGCCGTGCGACTGGACGGCACGAATGATGTCCTCGTCGACGCCTGCCTCCCGAAGCAGCTCCGGAGCCAGATGACAGTGCCGTTCCGGGGTGTCCGCTGTCCTCTCCCAATCGATGTCGTGCAGGAGCCCCACGACGCCCCAAAGCTCCTCGTCAGCGCCGGCCCTGCGGGCGAAATGGCGCATGGTTCCCTCGACCGCCAGGGCGTGGCGGATGTGGGACTCGTCCTTATTGTGCTCCCTCAGAAGCCGAAGTGCGGTCTCTCGATCCGGTCTCATGGTCTTCCCCCTCGAAAAAAATGAAATCCTCCCGATCCTGAAAGTCCAAGCCGCTCCATGGGAAACGTCCCTCCTACGCCGGGGCGGTCAGAGCAGCTTCCATCCATCGTCTGGCCTCCTCCACCCTCTCCCCGGGGATGGGCTCGAAGGTCACTCCGGCCTCCTCCCTCAGGGTCTGTGCCAGCGGGTCGGGATAGGGGTGGAGGTACCGCACCCGGACGATGCCGGAGTTGAGGATGATCTTCGTGCAGAGGGAGCACGGCTCGTGCGTACAATAGATCGTGCCCCCATCCGTGGCGATGCCCATACGGGCGGCCTGAGCGATCGCGTTCGCCTCGGCGTGGGATCCCCGGCACATCTCGTGCCGCTCACCCGAGGGAATGTTCAAAGCCTGTCTCAGGCAACCGGTGTCCAGACAGTGCCCCGCCCCCATCGGAGCCCCATTGTATCCCGTGCTCACGATCTGCCGGCCGCGAACCACAACCGCACCGACCCTGCGGCGCAGACAGGTGCTCCTCATCGACGCCATCAGGGCGATGGCGATGAAGTAGGTATCCCAATCCGGTCTTGCGGCGGACATGCCATCAGCTCCCATCCACAGTTTTTACCCCGCCGGGAATTTCGCCGGCATGACAAGGTGTATTATAGTATCTTGATTCGTCCCCGCGTAGGGGAGTTTCCGGGTAAAATCTGCGGGGTCCGGCCCGCCGGGAAAGGAATGACAATCGTTTGTACCGCATGCTACGCCCCGTTTTGCTGGCCTGCATGGCCCTGTTTCTCTGTATCGAGTGGGGCCCCCTGAACGCCGAAAGGGCCCGATGGGGCATCGCCTCCGGCGACCCCTTCGTCCCGGAGATCGCCCTGACCTTCGACGACGGGCCCCGAGAACACGGGATGCAGGAGCTGATGGCCGCCCTGTCGCCGTTCGGCGTCCAGGGGACGTTTTTCCTGGTGGGAAAGTTCGCCGATCGCTACGCCTCCGTCACCGCGGCCCTGCACGCGGGGGGACACGCGATCGAAAACCACAGTTTCACGCATCCGAAGCTCTACACCCTCTGGGTGGAGAAGATCGTGAGGGAGACGGAGCGCTGCAACGAGGTGATCGAGGCCCTTGGGATACGCAGGCCCCGCTTCATGCGGCCGCCCGGCGGCTCCTGGAACCTGAAGGTGCTGAACGCCATGAGGCGCATGGATATGCGCCTCGGCCTCTGGAACATCAACAGTGCCGATTACACGGGCAAGTCGGCTGAGGATATCACGGCCCTCATTTTGCGCAAGGCCGCCCCCGGCGCCATCGTTTTGATGCACTCTGGAGTTCCTCAGACGGTGTCGGCGCTTCCGGGGATCGTGCATGAGCTGGAACGACGCGGCTACCGTTTCGTGAGCGTCCAGGACCTCTGGAACTGCGGAGCCATTTAGGAAGGAGCACATCGAAAAGTGTTTACGGTGAAGGAGGCGCGTCCGGGCGACGCCCTGAAGGGCATCGCCCGCATGAATCCCTCCGATATGGAGGCGCTGGGCCTCTCCGAGGGCCAGATCATCGAGATCGTCGGGAAGAAGACGACGGCCGCCCGGGTACGGGCGTGCGAGGAGGACTGCGCGGAGGGCTCCCTGCAGATCGATGGCCTGATGCGGGAGAACGCCCTCGTCTCCCTGGACGACACCGCCGAGGTGCGGCTTGCGGCACACCATTTTGCCGGAAGCGTCTCCTTGCAGCCCCTTGTCGCCGGTCCCCTGACCGACAGGGAGCGCGACTCGGCCTACATTCTCTCGCTGTTGGAGGGACAGCCCCTCACGGCCGGCGATCGCGTCCGGCTGAATCTCTTCGGAACCCGCATTTGCGACTTCATGGTCGCCGAAACGACGCCGGGCGGCGCGGTCGTGGTGAGCAAGTCGACATATCTGAACCTCCTCAAACCCGCAAACGTCGCTCGGCCCCGCAGGATATCCTATGAGGACATCGGCGGTCTGGGCTCTCAGATCCGCAGGGTGCGCGAGATGATCGAACTGCCGCTGCGTTTCCCTCAGGTATTCGAACGGCTTGGCATCCAGCCTCCCAAGGGAGTGCTGCTCTACGGGCCGCCGGGTACGGGCAAGACGGTCATCGCCCGAGCCGTGGCCAACGAGACCGATGCCTGGTTCACGCACATCTCCGGGCCCGAGATCATCGGAAAGTTTTACGGGGAGAGCGAGGAACGCCTGCGCAACATCTTCGAGGAGGCCCAAAGCCGTTCCCCCTCCATCATCTTCATCGACGAGATCGACGCCATCGCTCCGAAGCGAGAGGACATGGGGGGCGAGAAGCAGGTGGAGCGACGGGTCGTGGCCCAGCTGCTGGCATTGATGGACGGACTCGAGTCGCGCGGGCAGATCATCGTCATCGGAGCGACGAACATACCCAACTCCCTGGACCCGGCGCTGCGCCGTCCGGGGCGCTTCGACCGCGAGATCGCCGTACCGATCCCCGACCGCAAGGGGCGTCTCGAAATTCTGCAGATCCATACGCGCGGCATGCCGCTTTCGGGGGACGTCGATCTCAAAAGGGTTGCGGACCTCTCCCACGGATTCGTCGGAGCGGACCTCGAGGCCCTGGCGAAGGAGGCGGCTATGGCCTGCGTCCGGGATATTCTTCCCTACGTCAATCTTCAGACGCAGGAGATCCCCTACGAGAAGGTCGCCTCCCTCGAGGTGCGGATGGGACACTTCATGGCCGCCCTGATGGAGATCGATCCGTCGGCCATCCGGGAGGTGTTCGTGGAGATTCCCGACGTCTCCTGGGAGGACGTCGGCGGGCTCGAGGAGATCAAGGAGGAGCTCATCAACGCCGTGAGCTGGCCCCTTCAGCATGCCGAGCTCTTCGAGCGCTACGCGGTCCAGCCCACGCGGGGCATCATGCTGCACGGCCCCTCCGGAACGGGAAAGACGCTTCTGGCCAAGGCCCTGGCGAAGGAGAGCGGGGTCAATTTCATCTCGGTCAAGGGTCCCTCCCTCATGTCTCGCTACGTGGGCGAGTCGGAGCGGGCGATCCGGGAGGTCTTCAGGACGGCCCGTCAGGCCGCGCCATCCATTCTCTACTTCGATGAAATCGAGTCCCTCGTCCCCATCCGCGGCCGAGAGGCCGGAGGCTCGGCCTTCACGGAACGGGTCATCGGGCAATTTATGTCCGAGATGAGCGGCATCGAGGACCTTCAAGGCGTCGTCGTCCTGGCGACGACGAATCGGCTGGATCTGGTGGACCCCGCCCTGCTGGTCTCCGGGCGCTTCGATCTGGTCCTGGAGCTGCCCCTCCCCGACGCCGCAGCCCGAGAGGAGATCTTCCGCATCGAGCTGCGGCAAAAGCCGCTGGCCCCGGATATCGACATCAAAGCTCTGGCGGCCCTTACCGAGGGGACGAGCGGTGCGGATATCGCCTTCGTCTGCCGCAAGGCGACGACCGAGGCCATCAAGACCCTCATGCTGGAGGGGCACGGCGAGCTTCGCCTGGAGCGGCCCCATTTCGATACGGCGCTCCGAGAGCTGGGCAAGCGCGAGCGCTGAGAGGTGCGGCGTCCTGAAGGGTCCCCCCGCACCTCCCAGATCCATCAGGACGCCTTCATCGCCTTTTTTGCCCGTCGTCGATCTCCTCCCCGGCAAGCCCGGCGCATTCCTTTTCGACCCCCGCCAGACGCGCCAGGCCGCGGTCGACCACGACAACGACGTCGGGATGGAGCTTGAGCGCCGTACAGGGGACCTCAGGGCAAACCCGGTCGTCCTGGAGCAGGGCCCTCAGGGGCTCCGCCTTGGAGGGCCCATGGACGAGCAGCACGATTCTGGCGGCGTTCAGAATATCTCCGATTCCCATCGTCACGGCCTGGGAGGGAACCTCATCCAGAGAGGAGAAAAAGCGCTGGTTGTCCCTGCGGGTGCCCTCTTCCAGGGTCACGACGTGGGCCCAGGGAGCGAAGAAGGGAGCAGGCTCATTGAACCCGATGTGCCCATTGCTCCCGAGCCCCAGCAATTGAAGGTCCCGGGGCCTGGAGTCCAGAAATCCCTGGAACTCCTCGAGCATCTTGTCCCGAGGCAGGGTTCCTCTCGGCACACAGGTTCTGGCCTTGTCGATGTCCACGTGATCGAAGAGCTTGTGGTCCATGTAGTGGCGGTAACTTTGGACATGGGAGGGCTCGAGCCCGACGTATTCGTCCAGGTTCACCGTGGCGACGGAACGGAAGGACAGCCCCTCGGCGTCGTGACGCCTCCGGAGTTCCGCATAGACGCCCTCCATTGAACCGCCGGTGGCAAGCCCGAGACAAACATCCCCCCGCACCACGACCTCCGCGACGAGTCCGGCGACGATGGAGCAGCTCTCCTCGTGATCCCCGGTGAGAATCACGCTCAGTTTTTTCCTCAACGTTAAACACCTCCATGATCAAGCGGACGCAAAACCCTCCGCCTCACGATTGGCACCAGTATATACCCATCCCGGGACGGCGCGTCCGCCGCAACTCTCAAAACACGCCGCAGGGCCTCTTGATCGCCGGTTCGATTCCGCAGGCGTTATACTTATGTCTACGCACCCCGGAGCCGCCAAGGCCATTTTCCGCGGCACGAAAATTCTCGCACACGAAGGATGATGCTTTTCAATGCCCCTCACCACCGAAACGAGCAACGAACGCACCGCCGAACTCGACGCCATGTCTTTGGGAGACATCCTGGCCGTCATGAACGATGAGGACGCGCGGGTCCCCGAGGCGATACGCAAGGCCCTGCCCAGGATCGAGGCCGCGGTTCGGCGGGCCTTCGCGTCCCTGAGACGAGGGGGGCGGCTGATCTATCTGGGGGCCGGCACCAGCGGTCGCCTTGGGGTGCTGGACGCCGTGGAGTGCGTACCGACGTTCGGAGTCCCTCCCGACCGGGTACTGGGGCTGATCGCCGGAGGCTCGGAGGCCATGATGCGCGCGGTCGAGGGCGCCGAGGACGACCCGGCCTTGGGCGTGGCCGACCTGAAATCGATCTTGCTCTCGAAGGAGGATACCGTCGTGGGGATCGCGGCCAGCGGCCGGACGCCCTACGTCATCGGAGCTCTGAAGTACGCCCGCAGCGTCGGTGCTGCAACGGTCTCCCTCTCCTGCAACGAGGGGGCTCCCCTGTCTCGGGTCGCCGACGTCCCCATCGAAATCTCCCCCGGCCCCGAAGTCCTGACCGGCTCCACGCGACTCAAAGCCGGAAGTGTCCAGAAGATGGTCCTCAACATGATCTCGACCGCCTCCATGGTTCTGTGGGGTAAGGTCTACAAAAACCTGATGGTGGACGTGCGGGCCACAAACGAGAAGCTGAGGCTCCGGGCCGAGAACATCGTGATGGCTGCTGCCGAAGTCGGGCGGCAGGAGGCACGCCGAGCTCTTGCGGACTCCGGAGGTGACTGCAAGCCGGCCATCGTCTCCCTGTTGCTGCACTGTTCCGACGAGGAGGCGCGCGAGACCCTGAAAAGAGCGGATGGACGCGTGAGAACCGCGATCGAAGGCAACTGACATCGATCGCGGCTTGCTAGAGGAGGCTTTTTCATGAAACTGCTCACCGGCGGCAGGGTGATCGAGGGTAAAACGCTGAGGGAAGGTCATGCGCTCCTCTTCTCGGATCGGGTGCTCTCCTGTATCCCGGAGGATGCGGCCGACGGGATCGACGCCGAGCGCATACACCTGAACGGGGAATACGTCTGTCCGGGACTCGTGGACATCCACGTTCATGGCGCCCGGGGCATCGACATCATGGACGCTACGGACGAGGCCGTGGACAATCTGAGCCTCGCCATGGCGCGGAACGGGACCACCGCCTTCGCCCCCGCTTCCGTGACCGCGCCGATGCCCGAACTCGAGGCCGCGGTCGAGGCCGTACGCCGGGGAATGCGACGGTCCCTTCCGGGCGCGGCCCTGATCGGCATCCACCTCGAGGGCCCATGGATCGAGCCGGAGATGAAGGGGGCGCATCCGCCGGAATGGATTCTCGCGAAACCGGATGCCGAGTGGGTGGCCGAGCGTGCGGACGCCATACGCATCCTCACCTACTCGCCGATGCTCGATCCCGATCATGCGTTCTTGAGGCACCTGCTCGAGCTCGGCATCGTCCCCTCGCTGGGACATACCACAGCCGATTTTGACGCGGCGCGTTCGGCCATAGAGGCCGGCGCCAGGTCGATCACGCACCTGTTCAACGCCCAGATGGGACTCCATCATCGGCGCCCGGGGATGATCGGGGCGGCTGCGGTGACGGAGGTGATGTGCGAGCTCATCGCCGACGGCCACCATATCCGTTCCGAGCTCTTCGAGCCCCTCTGCCGTCTCATCGGAACGGATCGGCTGATCCTGATTACGGACGCCATCCGATCCGCCGGACTGCCCGACGGGGAATACGACTTTGCGGGCGGTCGGGTTCGGGTCGAGGACGGCCTGCCCGTTCAGCCGGACGGGACGATCGCCGGCAGTTCCCTGGCCCTGAACCGAGCGGTGCAAAACTTCCGGCTCGCCACGGGACGTCCCCTCCCGGAGGTCATCGGCATGGCGGCGCGAAACCCGGCCCGCCTCCTTGGGCTGACGCGCAAGGGCAGCCTGGATCCGGGGTCCGATGCCGATATCGTCTGTCTGGACGAGGATCTGAACGTGGCCATGACCTTCGTCGGCGGGAGACGGGTCGTCTAGGCCGATTCGCCGAAGCCAAAACGAGAGGGCCCCCGGTCCGGGACAGCCCTCTCGTTTTGACTTCGGCTCCAATCCGCCCCTTCGCCCAAGATGGGGCTACTTCGCCGGCAGAACCTCCAGCCAATAGCCGTCGGGATCCTGGATAAAGTAGATCCCCATCTTCTCGTTCTCGTAGCAGATCCAGCCCCTCTCCCGGTGAAAGTCCCGCATACCCTCGAAATCGTCAGCCCTGAAGGCCAGGTGAAACTCCTGATCCCCCAGGTCGTAGGGCTGCGTGCGCTCCTTCAGCCAGGTGAGCTCCAGGGTGAACCCCTCCTTGCCGTCCCCGAGATAGACGATGATGAACGCCTCGTCCGTGATACGCCGTACCTCTTTGAGCCCCAAGGCCTCCTCGTAAAAGGCCATGCTCCTCTCGAGGTCCAGGACGTTGAAGTTGAAGTGGCAAAAATGCGCTTTCATTGCGGCACCCCCCTCAAAAAAATGCAACAAGGACGATCGGCTCGGCGCTAATCCTCATCCTCGTCCGAAACCACCTGTATCCGCAGCTCCTCCAGCCGCGCCTCCTCGACGGAGTCCGGGGCCTTGGAGAGGAGACACTGGGCCTTTTGCGTCTTCGGGAAGGGCATAACCTCCCGGATGGACTGCCCGCCGCAGAGCAGGGTCGCCAGCCGGTCCATCCCCAGGGCGATGCCTCCGTGGGGGGGAGTCCCGTAGGAAAGCGCCTCCAAAAAGAAGCCGAAGCGCCGCTTCGCCTCCTCCGGCGATATCCCCAGACACTGGAAGGCCCTGGATTGTACGTGCGGATCGTGAATGCGGATGGAGCCGCCGCCCACCTCGTTGCCGTTGAGCACGCAATCGTAGGCACGGGCCAGGGCACGACCGGGATCGGACTCCATGAGGTCGAGCTCCTCCAGCACGGGGGAGGTGAAGGGGTGGTGCATGGCTGTCCAGCGCTTCTCCTCCTCGCTCCACTCGAAAAGCGGGAAACGCGTAACCCAAAGGAATCTCCAGGCCTTATCGTCCAGCAATCCCCGGGATTTGCCCAGGTCCAGGCGCAGAACGCCCAGGATCGTACAGGCCTTGGCGCGGTCGGCATCGGCCACCACAAACAGGGCATCGCCATCGTTCAACCCGGCAAGCACCCTCAGGCGAGCCAGTTCCGACTCGGAGAGAAACTTGACCAGGGGCCCTTTGAACGTCCCCTCCCTGAGCTGAAACGCCGCCAAGCCGGAGGCCCCGAACTTCTTGGCCCTCTCCTCCAGGTCGGCGAGCTCCTTGCGAGACAGGGAGGCTCCGCCGGGAAGCGCCAGGGCGCGCACCACGCCCCCCTTCGCGATAAGGGCGCGGAAGGGCTCGAAGGAGGATTCCGCGAACACCGTTCCCACGTCGCAGAGTTGCAGCGGGATGCGGAGGTCGGGCTTGTCGCTGCCGTAGAGGTCCATGGCGTCCCAATAGGTCATGCGGTCGAAGGGGACGGGGATGTCGACCCCGAGAATTTCCTTGAAGAGTCCTTTCATGTAGCCCTCGATGAGCTCCATCACATCGTCCTCGACGACGTAGCTCATCTCGATGTCGACCTGCGTGAACTCCGGCTGTCGGTCGGCCCGCAGATCCTCGTCCCGGAAACACCTGGCGATCTGATAGTAGCGGTCGCAACCGCCGATCATCAGAATCTGTTTGAAGAGCTGAGGGGATTGGGGAAGCGCATAGAACGCTCCCGGAGTGATCCGGCTCGGGACCAGGTAGTCCCGCGCCCCCTCCGGAGTCGCCTTCGTGAGCATGGGGGTCTCGACCTCCATGAAGCCACGCTCGTCCAGGTATCTATGGGTGAAGGCATTCATTCGGCTGCGGACGCGGAGGTTGTGCTGCATCCTCTCGCGGCGGAGATCCAGGTAGCGATAGGTCAGGCGCAGGTTCTCGTCGACCTTGTCGGTCCCCTCCCCGACCTCGAAGGGCAGAGGCGCGGC
Coding sequences:
- a CDS encoding sensor histidine kinase codes for the protein MLRRVRRTVLNSLRPKNHFLAFLLSALILPSVAVVLLAAFALVSQEKAMEAAVRSYVQDLAESMAYRLSSDAKLWELPPEFFGDATRYRIFSWGPSIPGWVAHIGADGKIIMASPGAMNIAAIWHDNLPIGTATRVEDKQGAQYTLAIYPVSRGQGYVVAAVSWDQLLGGLVKAGRLWPVLIVLMTLGSFWAIRLLWSRLVAPLQALVAEIDDLRVGKDIPNRLGPGAVKEIESVHSALMRFARAAVERDKLRNRYVRDIVRVQEKERMDMAREIHDGPLQDITALLQQIHMSLEEEAPQERIKKTEFLAKTVVRELRGLCDELAPPWMDLGLSQALTELAERLSQNYDIRVTTDIDDGLDLGPEQTLAFVRIFQEAVSNAVRHGNASEVRAQVYEQDGKIFFDIRDNGGGFEARINHEALRVEGHRGLANMTERMSLMGGTLEVRSEIGKGTRVLGILPRAAVVSSA
- a CDS encoding response regulator, encoding MAVRIVLADDHPLTRAGIAEFLRRENSLDLVGEAEDGVKAWEMIQDLKPDVALLDIRMPGMDGVSVAQKVKSEGLPTATIMLTSYDAQQYVMASLRAGARGFVLKTVSPKELTAAIATVSKGGLYLDPEVASVMGERDFDPEQLSAREREVLLLAAKGLSSKEVASRLFISERTVQTHLASIYDKLGSKNKTEALLLALKYGVVTLEELLEDEK
- a CDS encoding HDIG domain-containing metalloprotein, which gives rise to MRPDRETALRLLREHNKDESHIRHALAVEGTMRHFARRAGADEELWGVVGLLHDIDWERTADTPERHCHLAPELLREAGVDEDIIRAVQSHGYGICTDVEPSNDLERTLFTIDELTGLIITAGLVRPSRSLSDLELKSVKKKWKDKAFARGVNREVISAGAERMGMPLDTVIEETILALRPIEKDVGL
- a CDS encoding deoxycytidylate deaminase, with amino-acid sequence MSAARPDWDTYFIAIALMASMRSTCLRRRVGAVVVRGRQIVSTGYNGAPMGAGHCLDTGCLRQALNIPSGERHEMCRGSHAEANAIAQAARMGIATDGGTIYCTHEPCSLCTKIILNSGIVRVRYLHPYPDPLAQTLREEAGVTFEPIPGERVEEARRWMEAALTAPA
- a CDS encoding polysaccharide deacetylase family protein, producing MLRPVLLACMALFLCIEWGPLNAERARWGIASGDPFVPEIALTFDDGPREHGMQELMAALSPFGVQGTFFLVGKFADRYASVTAALHAGGHAIENHSFTHPKLYTLWVEKIVRETERCNEVIEALGIRRPRFMRPPGGSWNLKVLNAMRRMDMRLGLWNINSADYTGKSAEDITALILRKAAPGAIVLMHSGVPQTVSALPGIVHELERRGYRFVSVQDLWNCGAI
- a CDS encoding CDC48 family AAA ATPase; the protein is MFTVKEARPGDALKGIARMNPSDMEALGLSEGQIIEIVGKKTTAARVRACEEDCAEGSLQIDGLMRENALVSLDDTAEVRLAAHHFAGSVSLQPLVAGPLTDRERDSAYILSLLEGQPLTAGDRVRLNLFGTRICDFMVAETTPGGAVVVSKSTYLNLLKPANVARPRRISYEDIGGLGSQIRRVREMIELPLRFPQVFERLGIQPPKGVLLYGPPGTGKTVIARAVANETDAWFTHISGPEIIGKFYGESEERLRNIFEEAQSRSPSIIFIDEIDAIAPKREDMGGEKQVERRVVAQLLALMDGLESRGQIIVIGATNIPNSLDPALRRPGRFDREIAVPIPDRKGRLEILQIHTRGMPLSGDVDLKRVADLSHGFVGADLEALAKEAAMACVRDILPYVNLQTQEIPYEKVASLEVRMGHFMAALMEIDPSAIREVFVEIPDVSWEDVGGLEEIKEELINAVSWPLQHAELFERYAVQPTRGIMLHGPSGTGKTLLAKALAKESGVNFISVKGPSLMSRYVGESERAIREVFRTARQAAPSILYFDEIESLVPIRGREAGGSAFTERVIGQFMSEMSGIEDLQGVVVLATTNRLDLVDPALLVSGRFDLVLELPLPDAAAREEIFRIELRQKPLAPDIDIKALAALTEGTSGADIAFVCRKATTEAIKTLMLEGHGELRLERPHFDTALRELGKRER
- a CDS encoding glucosamine-6-phosphate deaminase: MRKKLSVILTGDHEESCSIVAGLVAEVVVRGDVCLGLATGGSMEGVYAELRRRHDAEGLSFRSVATVNLDEYVGLEPSHVQSYRHYMDHKLFDHVDIDKARTCVPRGTLPRDKMLEEFQGFLDSRPRDLQLLGLGSNGHIGFNEPAPFFAPWAHVVTLEEGTRRDNQRFFSSLDEVPSQAVTMGIGDILNAARIVLLVHGPSKAEPLRALLQDDRVCPEVPCTALKLHPDVVVVVDRGLARLAGVEKECAGLAGEEIDDGQKRR
- the murQ gene encoding N-acetylmuramic acid 6-phosphate etherase, with the translated sequence MPLTTETSNERTAELDAMSLGDILAVMNDEDARVPEAIRKALPRIEAAVRRAFASLRRGGRLIYLGAGTSGRLGVLDAVECVPTFGVPPDRVLGLIAGGSEAMMRAVEGAEDDPALGVADLKSILLSKEDTVVGIAASGRTPYVIGALKYARSVGAATVSLSCNEGAPLSRVADVPIEISPGPEVLTGSTRLKAGSVQKMVLNMISTASMVLWGKVYKNLMVDVRATNEKLRLRAENIVMAAAEVGRQEARRALADSGGDCKPAIVSLLLHCSDEEARETLKRADGRVRTAIEGN
- the nagA gene encoding N-acetylglucosamine-6-phosphate deacetylase, with amino-acid sequence MKLLTGGRVIEGKTLREGHALLFSDRVLSCIPEDAADGIDAERIHLNGEYVCPGLVDIHVHGARGIDIMDATDEAVDNLSLAMARNGTTAFAPASVTAPMPELEAAVEAVRRGMRRSLPGAALIGIHLEGPWIEPEMKGAHPPEWILAKPDAEWVAERADAIRILTYSPMLDPDHAFLRHLLELGIVPSLGHTTADFDAARSAIEAGARSITHLFNAQMGLHHRRPGMIGAAAVTEVMCELIADGHHIRSELFEPLCRLIGTDRLILITDAIRSAGLPDGEYDFAGGRVRVEDGLPVQPDGTIAGSSLALNRAVQNFRLATGRPLPEVIGMAARNPARLLGLTRKGSLDPGSDADIVCLDEDLNVAMTFVGGRRVV
- a CDS encoding VOC family protein; translated protein: MKAHFCHFNFNVLDLERSMAFYEEALGLKEVRRITDEAFIIVYLGDGKEGFTLELTWLKERTQPYDLGDQEFHLAFRADDFEGMRDFHRERGWICYENEKMGIYFIQDPDGYWLEVLPAK